Proteins encoded in a region of the Verrucomicrobiia bacterium genome:
- the gcvT gene encoding glycine cleavage system aminomethyltransferase GcvT: MSASLKRTPLYATHQALNGRLIEFGGWEMPVQYTSIIDEHQTVRTAAGIFDICHMGEVFISGASALLFLNHLLTNDASKLAVGQGQYTQMSQEDGGTVDDLYLYRLTDKEYLLIINASRIDADVAWMQKQLAAFPQQHLLTFENRSDKYGAIAVQGPKAAEFINDVFPGGSHAGTHVHKVTELHKNQIATFNLKATGALCWVARTGYTGEDGFEIVTTASRILEVWDTLMDAGKTHGLKPAGLGARDTLRTEVCYPLYGHELDDKTSPIEAGLGIFVSFEKGPFIGHDALLAQKTKGPQKRCVAFKMTDKCAPPRPGYTVWSGEEQVGQVVSGTLSPSLNAGIGLAYVKPELAKKETVIQIDIRGKKFAAQVVGKPIYRKAV; this comes from the coding sequence ATGTCTGCCTCGTTGAAACGCACGCCCCTCTACGCCACGCATCAGGCCTTGAACGGCCGCCTCATCGAATTCGGCGGCTGGGAGATGCCCGTGCAATACACCAGCATCATCGACGAGCACCAGACCGTCCGCACCGCTGCGGGCATCTTCGATATCTGCCACATGGGCGAGGTCTTCATCAGCGGCGCCAGCGCCCTCCTCTTCCTGAATCACCTCCTGACGAACGACGCCAGCAAACTCGCCGTCGGCCAAGGCCAATACACCCAGATGAGCCAGGAAGACGGCGGCACCGTGGATGATCTCTACCTCTACCGTCTCACGGATAAGGAATATCTCCTCATCATCAACGCCTCCCGCATCGATGCCGATGTGGCGTGGATGCAAAAGCAACTCGCCGCCTTCCCGCAACAACACCTGCTCACCTTCGAGAACCGCTCGGACAAATACGGTGCCATCGCCGTGCAAGGCCCGAAAGCCGCCGAGTTCATCAACGACGTTTTTCCCGGCGGTTCTCACGCAGGCACCCATGTGCACAAGGTCACCGAGCTGCACAAAAATCAAATCGCCACCTTTAATCTCAAAGCCACCGGCGCACTCTGCTGGGTCGCCCGCACGGGCTACACCGGTGAAGACGGCTTCGAGATCGTCACCACCGCCTCTCGCATCTTGGAAGTCTGGGACACCTTGATGGACGCCGGCAAAACCCACGGCCTCAAGCCCGCTGGTCTCGGTGCCCGCGATACCTTGCGCACCGAAGTCTGCTACCCGCTCTACGGCCACGAACTCGATGACAAGACCAGCCCCATCGAAGCGGGCCTCGGCATCTTCGTCTCCTTCGAGAAAGGCCCCTTCATCGGCCACGACGCCTTGCTCGCGCAGAAAACCAAAGGCCCGCAGAAACGTTGCGTCGCCTTCAAGATGACGGATAAATGCGCTCCCCCTCGCCCCGGTTACACCGTGTGGAGCGGCGAGGAACAAGTCGGCCAAGTCGTCAGCGGCACCCTCAGCCCCAGCTTGAACGCCGGCATCGGCCTCGCCTACGTGAAGCCAGAACTCGCGAAGAAGGAGACCGTCATCCAGATCGATATCCGCGGCAAGAAGTTCGCCGCGCAAGTTGTCGGCAAACCCATTTATCGAAAAGCTGTTTAA
- the xylB gene encoding xylulokinase, whose product MRTLLIGIDSGTQSTKALVVDARDGKVLGSASEAYGLIPDLPAGAKEQHPHEWIAATSKSIRKALKQAKAKAGEVKAIGVSGQQHGFVPLDKNGKVIRPAKLWCDTSTIAECEEITAALGGAKGTVKAIGNAVLPGFTAPKILWLKNHEPKNFARLHTILLPHDYINFWLTGEAVMEYGDASGTALLDVRKRKWNADVLKAIDSDLASKLPPLISSEQPVGYLQPSTAKELGLSTDVIVSAGGGDNMMGAIGTGNTRAGVITASFGTSGTIYACADKPVVDPQGEIAAFCDSTNRWLPLLCTMNVTVATEMVRNDFGWTHDKFAAEAAKVKPGSDGLILVPYLEGERTPNVPDGTGVYFGVTQKTFKGGHYARATMEGVTLGMNYGLRRLAQLGVKPQQIRVTGGGAKSKLWRQIMADIFNAEVVTLQVSEGAAYGAALQALWCSLVEVGEKVGIDEITDQFVQVNAKETAEPNAKAVAAYAEVQALQDDLSKSLRGVFTRHRQFVLRGE is encoded by the coding sequence ATGCGCACATTGCTCATCGGTATCGACAGCGGAACGCAATCCACGAAGGCGTTGGTGGTGGATGCCAGAGATGGAAAAGTTTTGGGATCGGCTTCAGAGGCTTACGGTTTGATCCCTGATCTGCCTGCGGGCGCGAAGGAGCAGCATCCGCATGAGTGGATTGCGGCCACTTCCAAATCCATCAGGAAAGCGCTTAAGCAGGCGAAGGCCAAAGCGGGCGAGGTGAAAGCCATCGGCGTGAGCGGTCAGCAGCACGGTTTCGTGCCATTGGATAAGAATGGCAAGGTCATCCGTCCGGCGAAGCTCTGGTGCGATACTTCTACGATCGCCGAGTGTGAAGAGATCACGGCGGCATTGGGCGGAGCGAAGGGGACGGTCAAGGCGATCGGTAATGCGGTGCTGCCTGGTTTCACGGCTCCGAAGATTTTGTGGCTGAAGAACCATGAGCCGAAGAATTTCGCGCGACTTCATACAATCTTGTTGCCGCATGATTACATCAATTTCTGGCTCACGGGCGAAGCAGTGATGGAATATGGCGATGCGAGCGGCACGGCCTTGCTGGATGTGCGCAAGCGAAAGTGGAATGCGGATGTGCTCAAGGCGATCGATAGCGATCTCGCAAGCAAATTGCCTCCCTTGATTTCGAGTGAGCAACCTGTGGGTTATCTGCAGCCGTCCACGGCGAAGGAACTGGGGCTGTCCACCGATGTCATCGTGAGCGCGGGTGGTGGCGATAACATGATGGGCGCGATCGGCACGGGCAATACGCGCGCGGGTGTCATCACGGCGAGCTTCGGCACGAGCGGGACGATCTATGCCTGTGCGGACAAGCCGGTCGTGGATCCGCAAGGTGAGATCGCGGCGTTCTGTGATTCAACGAATCGCTGGCTGCCCTTGCTCTGCACGATGAATGTGACGGTGGCGACGGAGATGGTGCGCAATGATTTCGGCTGGACGCATGACAAGTTCGCCGCGGAAGCTGCGAAGGTGAAGCCGGGCAGTGATGGGCTCATTCTGGTGCCGTATCTGGAAGGCGAGCGCACACCGAATGTGCCGGATGGCACGGGCGTTTATTTCGGCGTGACGCAGAAGACGTTCAAGGGCGGTCACTATGCACGCGCGACGATGGAAGGAGTGACGCTGGGGATGAATTACGGATTACGTCGTCTGGCGCAACTGGGCGTGAAGCCGCAACAGATCCGCGTGACGGGTGGCGGTGCGAAGTCGAAGCTGTGGCGTCAGATCATGGCGGACATCTTCAATGCGGAAGTGGTCACGTTGCAGGTAAGCGAAGGCGCGGCATATGGTGCGGCATTGCAGGCGCTCTGGTGTTCGCTGGTGGAAGTCGGCGAAAAGGTGGGCATCGATGAGATCACGGATCAGTTCGTGCAAGTGAATGCAAAAGAAACAGCTGAGCCGAATGCGAAAGCAGTCGCGGCCTATGCCGAGGTGCAGGCGTTGCAGGATGATCTCTCCAAGAGCCTGCGCGGGGTCTTCACGCGGCACCGGCAGTTTGTGTTGCGGGGAGAATGA
- a CDS encoding SEL1-like repeat protein, whose translation MAWFNLFKKAEDATRGIAGEIPADPEGQYQLGFRYASGRGVTKDVVTAYKWLTIAAAHGHEQAIELKNMLSERMTPDQIHEGERRATAHVPVREAAY comes from the coding sequence ATGGCCTGGTTCAATCTGTTCAAAAAAGCTGAAGACGCTACCCGGGGCATTGCAGGTGAGATACCGGCGGACCCCGAGGGGCAGTATCAACTTGGCTTCCGCTATGCCTCTGGGCGCGGGGTGACCAAGGATGTGGTGACGGCCTACAAGTGGCTTACCATCGCGGCAGCGCATGGCCACGAACAGGCGATAGAACTCAAGAATATGCTATCCGAGCGGATGACGCCGGACCAGATCCACGAAGGTGAACGCCGGGCGACGGCCCATGTGCCCGTTCGTGAAGCGGCGTATTGA
- a CDS encoding MoaD/ThiS family protein, producing MPVKIRIPTPLRKLTNNEELVEVTANTIGGAINELQTRYPGIQERLLDENGTVRRFVNVYVNEEDIRFLQNKETPLKDGDEVSIIPAIAGG from the coding sequence ATGCCAGTGAAAATCCGTATCCCGACTCCGCTCCGCAAGCTCACCAACAACGAAGAGCTGGTGGAAGTCACCGCGAACACCATCGGTGGCGCGATCAACGAATTGCAGACCCGCTATCCCGGCATCCAGGAACGCCTGCTGGATGAGAATGGCACGGTCCGCCGCTTCGTGAATGTCTATGTGAATGAGGAAGATATCCGCTTCCTCCAGAACAAGGAAACGCCGCTCAAAGACGGCGACGAAGTCAGCATCATCCCGGCCATCGCCGGAGGTTAA
- the gcvH gene encoding glycine cleavage system protein GcvH encodes MANVPADLKYASSHEWVRVSGDIATVGITDHAQAELTDIVFVELPQVGRKLAAGEACAVVESVKTASDIYSPVSGEIVEVNQPIADNPALVNQSAFGDGWFFKIKLANPGDLAKLLTPDAYKAQIS; translated from the coding sequence ATGGCCAACGTTCCAGCAGATCTCAAATACGCCTCCTCGCACGAATGGGTGCGCGTCTCCGGTGACATCGCCACTGTCGGCATCACCGATCACGCCCAAGCGGAACTCACCGACATCGTGTTCGTGGAGCTTCCCCAAGTCGGTCGCAAGCTCGCCGCTGGTGAAGCCTGCGCTGTAGTAGAATCCGTGAAGACCGCGAGCGATATCTACTCGCCCGTCTCCGGCGAGATCGTGGAAGTGAACCAGCCTATCGCGGACAATCCCGCGCTCGTGAATCAATCCGCCTTCGGTGACGGATGGTTCTTCAAGATCAAGCTCGCCAACCCAGGCGACCTCGCCAAGCTCCTGACGCCCGACGCCTACAAAGCGCAAATCAGCTAA
- the thrC gene encoding threonine synthase: MANEKSFMKALKCRECGHEYPLAATHVCEFDFGPLEVVYDYESIRGSLTRASIESRAKTMWRYRELLPVAGEPTVGTQVGFTPLIKADRLAKRLGIRELWIKNDAVNYPTLSFKDRVVSVALSRAVELGFTTVACASTGNLANSVAANAASAGLKAYVFIPADLEQGKVVNSLVYGANVIGIKGHYDEVNRLCAEIAGKYGWAFVNVNMRPYYAEGSKSMGFEIQEQLGWRIPQHTVIPMASGSLLTKIHKSYQEFSKLGLVTNSKWKIHGAQPTGCNPISAAQKQGLDFFKPVKPNTIAKSLAIGTPADGFYSLRVMKETGGHSDDVTDDEVREGIKLLSECEGIFAETAGGVTVGVAKKLIASGKIPAEDSAVLCITGNGLKTLDAVVGHVGNTREIRPSLREFEGLLDTETAACKA, encoded by the coding sequence ATGGCAAACGAGAAAAGTTTCATGAAGGCGTTGAAGTGCCGCGAGTGCGGTCACGAATATCCGCTCGCCGCCACCCACGTCTGCGAATTCGATTTCGGCCCCCTCGAAGTCGTCTATGATTACGAGTCCATCCGTGGCTCGCTCACCCGCGCCTCCATCGAGAGCCGCGCCAAGACGATGTGGCGTTATCGTGAGTTGCTGCCCGTCGCCGGTGAACCCACCGTCGGCACGCAAGTCGGCTTCACGCCGCTCATCAAGGCAGACCGTCTCGCCAAGCGTCTCGGCATCCGCGAACTGTGGATCAAGAACGACGCCGTGAACTACCCCACACTGTCCTTCAAGGACCGTGTGGTCAGTGTGGCCCTCAGCCGCGCTGTAGAACTCGGCTTCACCACCGTCGCCTGCGCTTCCACCGGCAATCTCGCGAACTCCGTCGCCGCCAACGCCGCTTCCGCTGGCTTGAAGGCTTACGTCTTCATTCCTGCTGACTTGGAACAAGGCAAGGTCGTGAACTCGCTCGTTTACGGCGCGAACGTCATCGGCATCAAGGGCCACTACGATGAAGTGAACCGTCTCTGCGCCGAGATCGCCGGCAAATACGGCTGGGCATTCGTGAACGTCAACATGCGCCCCTACTACGCCGAAGGCTCCAAGAGCATGGGCTTCGAGATTCAGGAACAGCTTGGCTGGCGCATTCCGCAACACACCGTCATCCCGATGGCGTCCGGTTCATTGCTCACCAAGATCCATAAGAGCTACCAAGAATTCTCCAAACTCGGTCTCGTGACGAATTCCAAGTGGAAGATTCATGGTGCGCAACCCACGGGTTGCAACCCGATCTCCGCCGCGCAGAAGCAAGGCTTGGATTTCTTCAAACCTGTGAAGCCGAACACCATCGCGAAGTCTCTCGCCATCGGCACGCCGGCGGATGGCTTCTACTCCCTCCGCGTGATGAAGGAAACCGGCGGCCATAGCGACGACGTCACCGATGACGAAGTGCGCGAAGGCATCAAGCTCCTTTCCGAGTGCGAAGGCATCTTCGCCGAGACCGCTGGCGGCGTGACCGTCGGCGTCGCCAAGAAACTCATTGCCTCCGGCAAGATCCCGGCGGAAGATTCCGCCGTCCTCTGCATCACCGGTAACGGTCTGAAGACCCTCGACGCCGTAGTCGGCCACGTGGGCAACACCCGTGAGATCCGTCCGAGCCTCCGCGAATTCGAAGGCTTGTTGGATACCGAGACTGCAGCGTGCAAAGCCTAA
- the hisS gene encoding histidine--tRNA ligase, translating into MERLPGFRDFYPEPLPGNEPWSCDARQYIFDTWRSVARRYGFREYDGPPLEPLELYTNKSGAEIVGQLFNFVDKGERAVSMRPELTPTVARMVASAERAYKKPIKWFAIPQLFRYEKPGKGRLREHFQLNCDIFGENDGAADAEIIALLIDVCRALGLTSEDFVLRLSNRQVWEKFFADRSGSKEKEYEFFQIVDKIDREKPEVSQEKLKALGINYDDVTSFIQKSEPTPELQALLDNLAARGLSEFVKTDYGVIRGLAYYTGVVFEAFDRKGEFRAIAGGGRYNNLIKLVSNGKVDLPALGFGMGDVVLLELLKSRGKLPKFNANLNAFMMIEDEMLRAESLKLIQQLREANFIVDYSLTPAKGDKQFKRAQELGSKFTVRLEKTDAGTIAVVKNLQTRHEERVSPAEVHSKLL; encoded by the coding sequence ATGGAACGTTTGCCCGGATTTCGTGATTTTTATCCTGAACCGCTACCCGGTAATGAACCGTGGAGCTGCGATGCACGCCAATACATCTTCGATACATGGCGCTCCGTCGCACGCCGTTATGGCTTCCGTGAATACGATGGCCCTCCGCTCGAGCCCTTGGAACTCTACACGAACAAATCTGGTGCTGAAATCGTTGGCCAGCTTTTCAACTTCGTGGATAAGGGCGAACGCGCCGTCTCCATGCGTCCAGAATTGACACCGACAGTTGCCCGTATGGTGGCCAGTGCCGAACGCGCCTATAAGAAGCCGATCAAGTGGTTCGCCATTCCGCAGTTGTTCCGTTACGAGAAGCCAGGCAAAGGACGGCTACGTGAACACTTCCAGTTGAACTGCGACATCTTCGGTGAGAACGATGGTGCCGCTGATGCCGAAATCATCGCTCTGCTCATTGATGTCTGCCGCGCTTTGGGCCTTACCTCAGAAGATTTCGTCCTCCGCTTGAGCAACCGCCAAGTTTGGGAAAAATTCTTCGCTGACCGCAGTGGCTCCAAGGAAAAGGAATACGAGTTCTTCCAGATCGTCGACAAGATCGATCGTGAGAAACCCGAAGTCTCCCAAGAAAAGCTCAAAGCTCTCGGCATCAATTACGATGATGTCACCTCGTTCATCCAAAAGAGCGAGCCCACACCTGAACTGCAAGCATTGCTGGATAACCTCGCGGCTCGCGGTCTCAGTGAATTCGTGAAGACAGATTACGGCGTCATCCGCGGTCTCGCGTATTATACAGGTGTCGTGTTCGAAGCCTTCGATCGCAAAGGCGAGTTCCGTGCCATTGCGGGTGGTGGGCGTTACAACAATCTCATCAAGCTCGTCAGCAACGGCAAGGTGGACCTGCCCGCGCTCGGCTTCGGCATGGGCGATGTCGTGTTACTCGAACTCCTGAAATCGCGCGGCAAGCTGCCCAAATTCAATGCGAACCTGAACGCCTTCATGATGATCGAGGATGAAATGCTTCGCGCTGAATCGCTGAAACTCATCCAGCAACTGCGCGAAGCCAATTTCATCGTGGACTACTCGCTGACACCTGCAAAAGGTGACAAGCAATTCAAACGCGCCCAAGAACTCGGCAGCAAATTCACTGTGCGTTTGGAGAAGACAGATGCGGGCACCATCGCTGTAGTGAAGAATCTGCAAACACGTCATGAAGAGCGCGTGAGCCCGGCAGAAGTTCACTCCAAACTGCTCTGA
- a CDS encoding NIL domain-containing protein, with protein sequence MAAKKAPKKAAKKVTKAVLPRQEQTRLWLMYPPKQITQPIIWEIAQKFKVITNVRQASVTGEIGIVCLELSGDRTEVKAAIKWLVSLGISVEPVEISVVES encoded by the coding sequence ATGGCCGCCAAGAAAGCGCCTAAAAAAGCCGCGAAAAAGGTCACCAAAGCCGTCTTGCCCCGTCAGGAGCAGACGCGCCTGTGGCTGATGTATCCGCCCAAGCAGATCACCCAGCCCATCATCTGGGAGATCGCCCAAAAGTTTAAAGTCATCACGAACGTCCGTCAGGCCAGCGTAACTGGCGAGATTGGAATCGTTTGCTTGGAATTATCCGGTGATCGCACCGAGGTAAAAGCGGCCATCAAATGGCTCGTCAGCCTCGGCATCAGCGTGGAACCAGTCGAAATTAGCGTCGTGGAGAGCTAA
- a CDS encoding response regulator: MSAYKQTNGQNLLNVIAMTERLPGVLLVEDDANLMEMNRRILQREGFRVFEATSEQTALWLWQRHQREIDVVFTDVMIPDRATGVDLVKKLRQQRPALRVVYTSGFGPEIAGLDVEDTACFIKKPYSLREVLDVMIEALERPMQAALTKAEIARCVV, encoded by the coding sequence ATGAGCGCATACAAACAAACCAACGGACAGAATCTTCTGAACGTAATCGCGATGACTGAGCGTTTGCCTGGCGTCTTGCTGGTGGAAGATGACGCAAATCTCATGGAAATGAATCGTCGCATTCTGCAGCGGGAAGGATTTCGGGTGTTTGAAGCCACCTCTGAGCAAACGGCTTTGTGGCTATGGCAACGGCATCAGCGGGAGATTGATGTGGTGTTCACCGATGTGATGATTCCCGATCGCGCAACAGGTGTGGATCTGGTGAAGAAGCTGCGGCAGCAACGGCCTGCGTTGCGGGTGGTTTACACAAGTGGTTTCGGGCCTGAGATAGCGGGATTGGATGTCGAGGACACGGCGTGCTTCATCAAGAAGCCATATTCCTTGCGTGAAGTGCTGGATGTGATGATCGAGGCGTTGGAACGTCCGATGCAAGCGGCGTTGACGAAAGCGGAGATCGCGCGGTGTGTGGTTTAA
- a CDS encoding HU family DNA-binding protein translates to MTKRDLVVRIASETGLVQQQVLDVVQKTLDYISQAVAEGKNVELRNFGVFEVKVRKARIGRNPNAPATDVPIPPRAVVKFKPGKEMRESVLKLTPKQIEDAIAAQNSLPPSGPDM, encoded by the coding sequence ATGACTAAGAGAGACTTGGTAGTGCGGATTGCCAGCGAAACTGGACTCGTTCAGCAACAGGTATTGGACGTCGTTCAAAAGACTTTGGATTATATTTCCCAAGCTGTCGCTGAAGGCAAGAATGTGGAACTTCGCAACTTTGGCGTTTTTGAAGTCAAAGTACGTAAAGCCCGCATTGGACGTAACCCTAATGCGCCTGCAACGGATGTACCCATTCCTCCCCGGGCCGTGGTGAAGTTCAAGCCCGGCAAGGAGATGCGTGAGTCCGTGCTCAAGCTCACTCCCAAGCAGATTGAGGATGCGATTGCCGCACAAAACAGTCTGCCCCCTTCTGGTCCAGATATGTAA
- a CDS encoding CusA/CzcA family heavy metal efflux RND transporter encodes MLNSLLEFSIRQRVFVLLATLVLVGVGVFSALRLPIDAVPDITNTQVQVNTAVPALAPEEIEKLVTFPIENEMAGIPGLIELRSLSKFGLSQINLIFEDGTDIYRSRQLVSERLQIVADELPTGVTPKLAPISTGLGEIYYYVVDYAPDATNKAASRVEQLMELKQIHDYIIKPRLRSTPGLAEVNATGGYEKQIIIQPNPDKLKSEGMSFNEIAEAIGENVENAGGSVIQLGGETVTVRAAGRVQTLEDIANVPLKFGSRSTPLRVRDVADVVIGKAVRTGTGTYNGDETVLGSALMLAGENSRLVAKAVTEKLVEIQPKLPPGVTIIPVYDRTVLVDKTIRTVETSLFEGAILVVVVLLIMLGNWRAAFIVALAIPLSLLFAMTGMVQSRISGNLMSLGAIDFGLIVDGAVVMVENIIRHLAEKQHKLGRKLTASERLHEVLVSAKEVASPMFFGVCIITVVYVPILALTGIEGKMFKPMAITVIFALVGSMVLALTLMPALCSYLLGGNIKEEDSFLVRWAKAVYAPILRFSLRFRWLVAAAALGIFILAVSVFNRLGAEFVPQLDEGSFATHMIRTTSIGIDASIDMQKRGEKVLLEKFPEVAYTFSRIGTSEIASDPMGVNVADTYIMFKPLDQWRKVNSKPISKEELAAIMTEELGKYVPGEGHLFSQPIEMRFNEILEGTRADIAVKVFGDDFAVIEKIASEAREILEKVPGAADVEFDALGKSPLLEIVPKREAMSKYNLHAAELNRVVNTALAGQEVGKLIEGNRRFDIVVRLSEDLRGQIDDLKRLPVRLDDGGLLTLGQVADFRVVEQVAAVAREYSQRRAAIMVNLRGRDVESFVLEAQKKIAEQIKLPEGYIIEFGGQFKNLQEARKRLAVVVPAALALIFILIFMALQSLRQSVLVFLAVPLAVTGGVFALWARDLPFSISAGVGFIALSGIAVLNGLMIITFFNQLRDRGADLRTAVWDGSLLRLRPKLMTALVASLGFVPMAIANGAGAEVQRPLATVVIGGIISSTFLTLVLLPALYEWVERKTAKRTQESDQNL; translated from the coding sequence ATGTTAAACAGTCTTTTGGAATTTTCCATCCGCCAGCGTGTCTTCGTGTTGCTGGCCACTCTCGTGCTTGTTGGCGTAGGAGTGTTTTCCGCATTGCGATTGCCAATCGATGCCGTGCCGGACATCACCAATACGCAAGTGCAGGTGAATACAGCGGTGCCAGCGTTGGCACCGGAAGAGATCGAGAAACTTGTCACGTTCCCGATCGAAAACGAGATGGCGGGCATTCCCGGTTTGATTGAATTGAGATCGCTCTCGAAGTTCGGGTTGTCACAGATCAACCTCATATTCGAGGACGGCACGGATATCTATCGCTCGCGACAACTGGTGAGCGAGCGATTGCAGATTGTTGCGGATGAACTGCCGACAGGGGTGACGCCCAAGCTGGCCCCCATCAGCACGGGCCTTGGTGAGATCTACTACTACGTGGTGGATTATGCGCCTGACGCCACCAATAAAGCGGCCAGTCGTGTCGAACAGTTGATGGAGCTGAAGCAGATCCACGATTATATCATCAAGCCGCGTCTTCGTTCCACGCCCGGACTGGCTGAAGTGAATGCCACGGGCGGTTATGAGAAACAGATCATCATTCAGCCAAATCCGGACAAGTTGAAGAGCGAGGGCATGTCGTTCAACGAGATTGCGGAAGCTATCGGCGAGAATGTCGAGAATGCGGGTGGCAGTGTGATCCAACTGGGTGGCGAAACGGTGACGGTGCGTGCTGCTGGCCGAGTGCAGACGTTGGAAGATATCGCCAATGTGCCGCTCAAGTTCGGTTCTCGCTCCACGCCATTGCGTGTCCGTGATGTAGCGGATGTGGTGATCGGCAAGGCAGTGCGGACTGGCACCGGCACTTACAACGGGGATGAAACGGTGCTGGGCTCGGCGTTGATGCTGGCGGGTGAGAACAGCCGGTTGGTGGCCAAGGCGGTGACGGAGAAACTGGTTGAGATCCAACCCAAGCTGCCTCCGGGCGTTACCATCATTCCGGTCTATGACCGCACGGTGCTGGTGGATAAAACCATCCGCACCGTTGAGACGAGCTTGTTTGAAGGGGCCATCCTAGTGGTGGTGGTATTGCTCATCATGCTCGGAAATTGGCGCGCCGCATTCATCGTGGCGCTGGCGATTCCATTGTCCTTGCTCTTCGCGATGACTGGCATGGTGCAGAGCCGCATTTCGGGTAATTTGATGAGTTTGGGCGCGATCGATTTCGGCCTCATCGTCGATGGTGCTGTGGTGATGGTGGAGAATATCATCCGTCATCTGGCGGAGAAACAGCACAAGCTGGGGCGTAAACTTACCGCTTCGGAACGTCTGCATGAAGTGCTGGTCTCGGCGAAGGAAGTGGCGAGCCCCATGTTCTTCGGCGTGTGCATCATTACCGTTGTATATGTGCCGATCCTTGCGCTTACAGGCATCGAGGGGAAGATGTTCAAGCCGATGGCGATCACGGTGATCTTCGCCCTCGTCGGTTCCATGGTGCTGGCGCTCACGCTGATGCCGGCACTGTGCTCTTACTTGTTGGGCGGAAATATCAAGGAGGAGGACAGCTTCTTGGTGCGTTGGGCAAAGGCGGTTTATGCGCCCATCTTGCGTTTCTCGCTGCGCTTCCGCTGGCTCGTTGCAGCGGCCGCATTGGGTATCTTCATCCTCGCGGTATCGGTATTCAACCGTTTAGGGGCGGAGTTCGTGCCGCAACTGGATGAAGGCTCCTTCGCCACGCACATGATCCGCACGACGAGCATCGGTATCGATGCCAGTATCGACATGCAAAAGCGCGGGGAGAAGGTGCTCTTGGAGAAGTTTCCGGAAGTGGCTTATACATTCAGCCGCATCGGAACTTCCGAGATCGCCAGCGACCCGATGGGCGTGAACGTGGCGGATACTTACATCATGTTCAAACCGCTCGACCAGTGGCGTAAAGTGAATAGCAAGCCGATCAGCAAAGAAGAGCTTGCCGCAATCATGACGGAGGAACTGGGCAAGTATGTGCCGGGCGAGGGACATCTGTTCAGCCAGCCGATCGAGATGCGTTTCAATGAAATCCTTGAAGGCACGCGTGCAGACATAGCGGTGAAAGTTTTCGGTGATGACTTTGCGGTCATTGAGAAGATCGCCAGTGAAGCGCGGGAGATTCTTGAGAAAGTGCCGGGTGCGGCAGATGTCGAATTTGATGCGCTCGGTAAATCGCCGTTGCTGGAGATCGTTCCCAAGCGGGAAGCGATGAGCAAATACAACTTGCATGCGGCGGAGCTGAATCGCGTAGTGAACACGGCGTTGGCTGGGCAGGAAGTCGGCAAGCTTATTGAAGGCAATCGCCGGTTCGATATCGTGGTACGCTTGAGTGAAGATCTGCGGGGACAGATTGACGACTTGAAACGCCTGCCTGTGCGCTTGGATGACGGTGGACTTCTGACACTGGGACAGGTCGCGGATTTTCGCGTGGTGGAGCAGGTGGCTGCGGTGGCGCGTGAATATAGCCAGCGGCGCGCAGCCATCATGGTGAACTTGCGTGGCCGGGATGTGGAGAGCTTCGTGCTGGAGGCGCAGAAGAAGATCGCGGAGCAGATCAAACTGCCGGAGGGCTACATCATCGAGTTCGGCGGGCAATTCAAGAATCTGCAGGAAGCGCGCAAGCGGCTGGCCGTCGTTGTGCCAGCAGCATTGGCCCTGATCTTCATCCTCATCTTCATGGCGCTGCAAAGCCTGCGCCAATCAGTGCTGGTTTTTCTGGCGGTGCCTTTGGCGGTGACGGGCGGTGTGTTTGCATTATGGGCACGCGACCTGCCGTTCAGTATTTCGGCGGGCGTTGGATTCATCGCCTTGAGCGGTATCGCGGTGCTGAACGGGTTGATGATCATCACGTTCTTCAATCAATTGCGTGATCGCGGCGCTGACCTCCGCACAGCGGTGTGGGATGGCTCGCTGCTGCGGTTGCGGCCCAAGCTGATGACGGCCTTGGTGGCATCTCTGGGCTTTGTGCCCATGGCGATCGCCAACGGTGCGGGAGCGGAAGTGCAGCGGCCTTTGGCCACAGTGGTCATCGGTGGGATCATCAGTTCCACCTTCCTCACACTGGTGCTGCTGCCTGCGCTTTACGAATGGGTGGAACGTAAAACAGCCAAGAGAACACAAGAATCTGATCAAAATCTATGA